AAGTGAAAATTTATAAAAGTACCTGTTTTTAACGGTTCAGGATGATACTTAAATTTCATATATTCATCTCTCCTTTATAAATCTTCACTAAATATTAATACCAATATACAACTTGTTTTCTTGGCAGACTAAAAGCAACTCCAGCCAAAAAAAATGAAGTCATCCGGATAAATATAATAGTCTTCCGTTATAAAACTCATATAATACTTATGTTTTAGAATCTCACTTTGTGCTTTTAAGGCTGCCATTTCACTTGTGGTAACATATTTTATTTCTGTAAATAATTCTTCTTTGTCCACTCCAAATTTTTCTAAAGTGCTCTCAAAATCCGAATCGCTAAGGGTCATAGACAGTCGTAAAAATTTTTCCCTTGCAAAAAACCTCTAAAGTACTCTATTTTAATGTTAGAAGCACTTTCAGGAATTTCAGCAGGGAAATGTTTAATATATGGTGAATGAGGATAATTGTTTTCTTCTAATATTTGCTTATAGTATTTGATATCGGTAAATGGTCCTGATGTTTCCCAACTTAATCCCATATAGCCTCTAATTAATCCCAAAATATAAACTACTATACATATAGGCACAATGATTTTACTTAGTTTTCTATTAAATGGAAATAACTTAAAATAATTATTACTAAACCCGGTATTATTGTAAATAGGTATATATAAAATCTTTTAGGCTCAAATGCCATTGGATCTATAGAAATTATATATTTTGAGGAAACAATCATTAATAATCCAATCAGTAATCCAATAAATAAATTTATTTTATTCTTTACTTTTAGCAGTATATTAATATTCTCACTTCCCCCTTAAAATTTATTTTTAACTCACATTGTCCATGAATGAAAATCCATTTAAAATATTTATTTTATAATCCAATTAATAGAATAACCATCAGCATAATCATTATAGATTAATTCTTTTCCTGTTCCATCTAAATTCATTATATGTAGATTTTCATTTTAATTTAGGTAAATCTACCCTTATTTTATCACATTAAAATAGGTGAAAAAAATTTTTAACCCTACCGCAATTTGAAAAAATATTTTCACTTTACAGTAGGATTATTTTTTATAATATATTGCGGAGGGTGATGTAAAAATGCAATATATCTTCAATGTTCATGAAGGAATTCATGAATATATTAAACTTGGGAGAAATTATCCTTTTCCACCGCCACCAACTAAAAGATGTCACAATCCAAAATGCAATAAATTAGTTAGTTTCCGCAAACATGGCTTCTATGAAAGATATTATTACTCAAAAGAATATAAAGGGAAAATAGTAATCAGACGCTATATATGTCCTCTATGTGGATGCACCATATCATATATTCCTAACTTTTGTTTACCCGGATTTATTAATGCAATAAATCATATTTTTGAATACATATATAATTTATTTTATCGTAAAGGTAGTATTAATTCAGTTATAAAACAACTAAATCTAAAAAACAACGTACAGTTTTCAAGGCAAATTCTATACTATTACAGAAAAAAATTCATTAAAAATCTCAATACAATACAAAATGGATTAAGACAAATAATACACAAAGTGAAATTACCGGATGAAACTCTTGGAAACACAGAAAAAGCAAGAAACGTTTTAGCAATAGTAGTAAGAGAATTCCCCAACATTCAACTATTCTCTCAAAAATACTATCAAGCTACCGCTAAAACATTTCTTGCAGCATGATTATAACATTAAAATAGGATTTTAAAAAGCGTCTTATGAAAAATTTTTAATGAAATCAACCGCAACACCATATTTTCCTTTACTTGAGCAAATAACTATGGTAACATCCGTGGTAAAGAACAGCCTGACCGGTCATGGCTTCCTAAAAATGCAACAGGAGGTCAGAAATATGTTAAGTGAAGAGGTAAGAAATGCCATTGCGTTAAAAAGATTTTCACTGATAAGTCCGATCCTAAATGGACAAGTGAATAATCGTAAGGACTATTATGCTCAAATTTCATCAAAACCCGTAGAAATGCCACACTATGGCATAAGAAAATATTCACCTAAAACAATAGAGTCCTGGTACTGTGATTACATGCGTGGAGGATTGGATGCATTAAAACCCGGATACCGGAAAGACAGGGGTAATTGTAGAAAAATAGATACAGAACTTGCTGAAAAAATCCTTGAGACGAAAAGAAAATATCCTAAAGCGCCTACTACAATCATCTATGATAAACTAATAAAAAAAGGCATATTAAAAGAAGGGCAAATATCACTTACCACACTATACAGGTTTTTAAAATTTTCAAATCATGAAAGCATTTATGAAACTGAAGAGAAAAAAGAAATTAAAAGATTTGCACATCAATATATAAATGAGTTGTGGTATGGGGATTTAATGTATGGACCTTACATACAGGAAGAGGCATACCTTCCCTGCTCTATACGGACAATGGGAAGATTTACCGTTCACAGCAGTTTGAATTTATGTGCGCGGACGTAGGATGCGCTCTTATACATTCGAAACCCTTTGTTGCACATAGCCGGGGAAAAATAGAAAGGTTCTTTTTAACAGTTAGAAAAAGATTTTTATCCCAACTTAATATGAATAAAATTAAGAGTTTGGAAGAGCCGGTATTCATATACCATGAAGGCAAGAAAATCGGTGAAGCCTTGCAGGTTAATTTTCATGACAATGCCCATATGAAACGAAGGGGCAGACCTAAAAATTCTGAGTTAATAGTGGATTTACAAAATAACGAAGTATCTGTAACACATGCTGACATGCCTAAATCAAAACAAACAATTTCATTTAAAACAATTATGGAAGGAGAGAAATAATTATGTTCAGACAGTTTTTTGGACTAAAATACAATCCTTTTGGAAAAGAAATTGATATTTCTGATGTTTATGAAAGTGAAGATATTAAGGAATTAAATTCAAGATTTAAATATATTCAAAACATCCGGGGAATGTTTCTTTTAGTCGGTGAACCGGGAATGGGAAAATCCACCGCCTTAAGAAAATTTTCAGCCGGGTTAAATCCGGGACTTTACAAACCCTGCTATTTTTCTCTCTCAACAGTTACCGTTATGGATTTTTACCGGGGTCTTTTAATATCTTTAGGAGAAGTGCCTTCACATAAGAAGGTTACAATGTTTCATCAGATACAACAAGCAATAATGTCTTTGTACTATAATCAAAAAATTACTCCGGTTATTATCCTTGACGAGGTACAGATGCTGTCAAACAGCATACTTGAAGAATTAAGGCTTTTATTTAACTTTAAAATGGACTCTGAAAATCCTTTTATATTAATATTGTCGGGGCAATCGCAAATCAGGAACAAATTACAGTTAGCGGTAAATGCACCTTTAAAGCAGCGTATAGCCGTAAAATACGTAATGCAGGGGTTAAAGCCTGAGGAACTTTCAGACTATATTTTTACAAGGCTAAAGTCTGCCGGTTTACATGAAAATATATTTACCCAGGCTGCAATTGAAGCTATTTATTCTGCATCAAAAGGCGTACCCCGCCTTGTTAACAGTCTTGCAACCTCAAGCCTTATGTATGCTTGTTCAATAAAGCAAAAGCATGTAGATGAAGAAATCGTATACCAAGGACAAAAAGACTTTGATATCTAAAATACTTTTATCTTTAACCGGCAGCCTTAGTACAACGGTTATAAACCGTTTAAGTAATAAATGTTGTAAACTTATTGAATTTATACTTAAAAGTTTTCTATTATCAATATTTTGATTAAAATTTTAAGAGCAGTTAATCTGCTCATTTTTATTATACAAATTTGAAAGTGTTATGCAATACTTATTTTTCCAAATTTT
The genomic region above belongs to Acetivibrio saccincola and contains:
- a CDS encoding ExeA family protein, encoding MFRQFFGLKYNPFGKEIDISDVYESEDIKELNSRFKYIQNIRGMFLLVGEPGMGKSTALRKFSAGLNPGLYKPCYFSLSTVTVMDFYRGLLISLGEVPSHKKVTMFHQIQQAIMSLYYNQKITPVIILDEVQMLSNSILEELRLLFNFKMDSENPFILILSGQSQIRNKLQLAVNAPLKQRIAVKYVMQGLKPEELSDYIFTRLKSAGLHENIFTQAAIEAIYSASKGVPRLVNSLATSSLMYACSIKQKHVDEEIVYQGQKDFDI